In Thiospirochaeta perfilievii, a single window of DNA contains:
- a CDS encoding Glu/Leu/Phe/Val family dehydrogenase yields the protein MIKRELRQKIGLILENDYKMDIGTADKILEMFFSQDYMPRWYFYSNSPNTIARHIFLYTQLLNANSRYLEDVDDNGKTITYFVNVGRDTPGRLERLIEENLDMNIGSFDAEYTRSGISIVSITKRGRSDFKVPEELWLSIKDMLKSGEKLSKDRGFKYGLDFLNSIQLDYLTEEVTAHSPGVRLFRHMNYYEMARASDSLVVYKDFAAKKIGDKKEDEDEKRLALIIKNPVDTWVITMLKEIEKFDISMNRVYYDLIDGDESVGILSIYMDPLSDIEELTKSINSVEVSTKNDGDNRTEFKERIDTIIRALTTLDSKEQDFKNAVESLALLCKDNSDINKDGEYNNFYLNSVSDFFKAAQFLGVSENMEILSLLLGYETLDEFFVSCRQDDKTKNKPGFRAKHNSARGPSKGGLRIDSIVRYDEVAALSFMMTWKCARSKILFGGGKGGLKLNPRDFSENKMDFFDTLSNFGRSIFAVTGPTKDVPAGDVGCGAKEIGHLFEGFKSALRDLSLLAYGVKKGVALIGNNLISVEEARRILYENFDIDYLDRDVLKELSTTEKYLNLVTAAQITGKPKMGIEARTGATGRGLCYSILQTVTNLYLDGKWEASTALTPKEIELLCLLQSINENKLIESDPKPLISTDQWSILETEIYPKLFRGKRVIVQGSGKVGSSIMSELNKYGVNLVGVADAGGAILGDNLDLSEILKEVSGSNRSIIECKNGVKKQILGPREGSVILTEVCDILIPAALENAITQNNAYNIKALVVACGSNGPCTSKAEEILNSKNITVIYDFLANGAGVTASYFEWLRNLNDRFKYEAEAIKKVEYSLDIMDKYIMPEFSERIKRILIEEEGAWTTREWNLLLRDIIFSEINEDYTFSANNGVSMKTAGFVNSSLRVLTATIIKMDSAQRDVIWKNIPNKSKKLLRSYFDHPETELFSDNMDEIKKELFS from the coding sequence ATGATAAAAAGAGAGCTTCGTCAAAAAATTGGTTTAATTTTAGAAAATGACTACAAGATGGATATTGGAACAGCGGATAAGATTTTAGAGATGTTCTTTAGCCAAGACTATATGCCTAGGTGGTACTTTTATAGTAACTCTCCTAATACAATTGCAAGACACATATTTTTGTATACCCAACTTTTAAATGCTAATAGCCGTTACCTAGAGGATGTTGATGATAATGGAAAAACAATAACATACTTTGTAAATGTAGGGCGGGATACCCCGGGCAGATTAGAGAGATTAATTGAAGAGAATCTAGATATGAATATTGGGTCTTTTGATGCAGAGTATACAAGAAGTGGTATATCTATTGTCTCAATTACTAAGAGGGGGCGGAGTGACTTTAAAGTTCCTGAAGAGTTATGGTTAAGTATTAAGGACATGCTTAAATCAGGGGAGAAGTTATCAAAGGATAGAGGTTTTAAGTATGGTTTAGACTTTTTAAATAGTATTCAATTAGACTATTTAACAGAAGAGGTTACAGCCCACTCTCCAGGTGTTAGACTTTTTAGACATATGAACTACTACGAAATGGCTAGAGCCAGTGATTCTCTTGTTGTTTATAAGGATTTTGCTGCAAAAAAAATTGGTGATAAAAAAGAAGATGAGGATGAGAAGAGATTAGCTCTAATAATAAAGAACCCTGTGGATACTTGGGTTATTACTATGTTAAAAGAGATTGAAAAGTTTGATATTAGTATGAATAGAGTCTATTACGATTTAATAGACGGGGATGAAAGCGTTGGAATTCTCTCGATATATATGGACCCATTAAGTGATATAGAGGAGCTAACTAAAAGTATAAATAGTGTTGAAGTGTCTACAAAGAATGATGGGGATAATAGGACAGAGTTTAAGGAGAGAATTGATACCATTATCCGAGCCTTAACGACCCTTGATTCTAAGGAGCAGGATTTTAAAAATGCTGTAGAGAGCCTTGCCCTTTTATGTAAAGATAATAGTGATATAAATAAGGATGGTGAGTATAACAACTTCTACTTAAATTCCGTATCAGACTTTTTTAAAGCTGCACAGTTTCTTGGGGTTTCAGAGAATATGGAGATCCTCTCCCTACTGTTAGGTTACGAAACACTTGATGAGTTTTTTGTATCCTGTAGGCAAGATGATAAAACAAAAAACAAGCCTGGATTTAGAGCAAAACACAATAGTGCCCGGGGACCAAGTAAGGGTGGATTAAGAATTGACTCTATAGTTAGGTACGATGAGGTTGCTGCCCTTAGCTTTATGATGACATGGAAGTGTGCAAGGTCTAAAATACTTTTTGGTGGAGGAAAGGGAGGCTTAAAATTAAACCCTAGGGATTTTTCAGAGAATAAGATGGACTTCTTTGATACTCTTTCAAATTTTGGTAGATCAATATTTGCAGTTACTGGACCTACAAAGGATGTTCCTGCAGGTGATGTAGGGTGTGGAGCAAAGGAGATAGGCCATCTATTTGAAGGTTTTAAATCTGCCCTTAGGGATCTATCCCTATTAGCCTATGGAGTTAAAAAAGGTGTAGCTCTTATAGGAAATAATTTAATTTCCGTTGAAGAGGCTAGAAGAATTTTATATGAGAACTTTGATATAGACTACTTAGACCGGGATGTTTTAAAGGAGTTATCCACAACAGAGAAGTATCTTAATTTAGTTACAGCAGCCCAAATTACAGGTAAACCTAAAATGGGGATTGAGGCTAGAACCGGGGCTACAGGACGGGGACTCTGTTACAGTATTTTGCAGACTGTTACAAATTTATACCTAGATGGTAAGTGGGAAGCCTCTACAGCTCTAACACCTAAGGAGATTGAGTTACTCTGTTTATTACAATCAATAAACGAAAACAAATTAATAGAGTCAGATCCAAAACCACTAATTTCCACTGATCAGTGGAGTATTTTAGAGACTGAAATATATCCTAAGTTATTTAGAGGTAAAAGAGTTATAGTTCAAGGATCTGGTAAGGTTGGAAGTTCAATTATGAGTGAGTTAAACAAGTATGGTGTTAACTTAGTTGGAGTCGCCGATGCCGGGGGAGCAATCCTTGGAGATAATCTAGACCTTAGTGAGATATTAAAAGAGGTAAGTGGAAGTAACAGATCGATAATTGAGTGTAAAAACGGGGTTAAAAAGCAGATTTTAGGACCTAGGGAGGGTAGTGTCATTTTAACAGAGGTTTGCGACATTCTAATTCCTGCAGCCCTTGAGAATGCTATAACCCAAAATAATGCCTATAATATTAAAGCTTTGGTTGTTGCCTGTGGTTCTAATGGTCCATGTACGTCTAAGGCTGAGGAGATTTTAAACTCTAAAAACATAACTGTAATATATGACTTTTTAGCAAATGGAGCTGGAGTTACCGCCTCCTATTTTGAGTGGCTTAGAAATTTAAATGATAGATTTAAGTATGAGGCAGAAGCGATTAAAAAAGTTGAGTACTCCCTAGATATTATGGATAAATATATTATGCCAGAGTTTAGTGAGAGAATTAAAAGAATTTTAATCGAGGAAGAGGGGGCATGGACAACAAGAGAGTGGAATTTACTTCTAAGGGATATTATATTCTCTGAAATAAACGAAGACTACACCTTTAGTGCCAATAATGGAGTTTCTATGAAAACGGCTGGATTTGTTAATAGTAGTTTAAGGGTTTTAACAGCAACTATTATAAAGATGGATAGTGCCCAAAGAGATGTTATATGGAAGAACATTCCAAATAAGAGTAAAAAATTATTAAGGAGTTATTTTGATCATCCAGAGACAGAACTTTTCTCTGATAATATGGATGAAATTAAAAAGGAACTTTTTTCTTAA
- a CDS encoding Lrp/AsnC family transcriptional regulator, with protein sequence MENLDKINRKILNILQDDCSITNNELAKRVGLAPATTLERVRKLESRGVLSNYVAQINPKSVDKDTIAFVELSLTKHTTEQVEQFNRAIVELEEVEDCYRISGDRDYLLKVRVKDIKDFDRFSFEELSKIPGIERCSTKFVLKPIINKTKITLPEEV encoded by the coding sequence GTGGAAAATCTAGACAAAATTAATAGAAAAATATTAAATATTTTACAGGATGATTGTTCAATTACAAACAATGAACTGGCAAAAAGAGTAGGATTAGCTCCCGCAACAACACTTGAAAGAGTTCGAAAACTTGAGAGTAGAGGGGTTCTTAGTAACTACGTAGCACAGATCAATCCAAAATCTGTTGATAAAGATACAATAGCATTTGTAGAGTTATCATTAACTAAACATACTACTGAACAGGTAGAACAGTTTAATAGAGCAATTGTTGAACTTGAAGAGGTAGAGGATTGTTATAGAATATCTGGAGACCGAGACTATCTATTAAAGGTAAGAGTTAAAGATATTAAGGACTTTGATCGTTTTAGTTTTGAAGAGTTATCTAAAATTCCAGGGATTGAGAGATGCTCTACAAAATTTGTATTAAAACCAATTATCAACAAAACAAAAATTACACTTCCTGAGGAAGTATAA
- a CDS encoding MBL fold metallo-hydrolase: MLLSKFQIDLVDSELIRDKFAGTYILNSNNEVAIIEVSTSHAVPTILKRLEELNIPKESVKYLFITHIHLDHAGGAGTLLKELPRAKLVVQPSGAKHMVDPTKLILGANAVYGEEVVKKDYGVITPVDQSRIISCSDNQVFNIGGRELTTIFTPGHARHHISIYDSISNGIFTGDSFGLTYPELNIEGRRFYQPTTTPTAFEYDKMVESIDKMMAFNPKLLFFTHYGFSDSPKDVEYQIKKRLDDYVDLVKFNTENLELRLGQYYINECSNFGIKLSSENILKLFEIDIKLNSMGLILWKNR, from the coding sequence ATGTTGTTATCAAAATTTCAGATAGATCTAGTAGATTCAGAACTTATTAGAGATAAGTTTGCCGGAACCTATATATTAAATAGTAACAATGAAGTTGCCATTATAGAAGTGAGTACATCCCATGCTGTTCCAACAATATTAAAAAGATTAGAAGAGCTTAATATACCAAAAGAGTCTGTTAAATATCTTTTTATTACCCACATACATTTAGATCATGCCGGTGGAGCAGGAACACTTTTAAAAGAGCTACCTAGGGCAAAATTAGTAGTGCAACCAAGTGGTGCAAAACATATGGTTGACCCAACTAAATTAATTCTTGGGGCTAATGCTGTTTATGGTGAAGAGGTTGTAAAAAAGGATTATGGGGTTATTACTCCAGTTGATCAAAGTAGGATTATCTCCTGTAGTGATAATCAGGTATTTAACATTGGAGGTAGAGAGTTAACAACAATTTTTACCCCAGGTCATGCCCGACATCATATATCTATATATGACAGTATTTCTAATGGTATATTTACAGGGGACAGTTTTGGACTTACATATCCAGAACTAAATATAGAGGGTAGAAGATTTTATCAACCAACAACAACTCCCACAGCATTTGAGTATGATAAAATGGTTGAATCGATAGATAAGATGATGGCTTTTAATCCTAAATTACTCTTTTTTACCCACTATGGATTCTCTGATTCACCTAAAGATGTTGAGTACCAAATTAAAAAACGTTTAGATGACTATGTAGATCTTGTTAAATTTAATACAGAAAATCTAGAGCTAAGATTAGGCCAATACTATATAAATGAGTGTAGTAACTTTGGAATAAAACTTAGCAGTGAGAATATTCTTAAACTCTTTGAAATTGATATTAAACTAAACTCTATGGGCTTAATCTTGTGGAAAAATAGATAA
- a CDS encoding LacI family DNA-binding transcriptional regulator, translated as MKKATIQDVAKRSGVSITTVSRVINKNYPVKESTRIKVEKAIEYLNFKPNLLAKGLIQNYTKTIGILTPSIENLFFSEVIKGIDSVIRPLGYTTFLCHTEGCDKSEIEMLNSLIDRQVDGIIMIDPRKENILSGKLEKISSTTPLVLINGYSDGIKCNYVINDAVSGVNEALNYLFNNNCRDIALLRGGKSYSYDIKEVVYNNFISDKNLNKRVLKIDDGNDLNAVNSSKQLVLEALKSNNKPRAILCCNDWMAIGALNAAKDAGVPVPDKLRIIGFDNTIISQISSPALSTVDQQMTKLGQLAAQRIYRIMSNEDNENQKIYLETKLVLRES; from the coding sequence ATGAAAAAAGCTACTATACAGGATGTTGCAAAAAGATCTGGAGTATCTATTACCACTGTCTCTAGGGTTATTAATAAAAACTACCCAGTTAAGGAATCTACCCGAATAAAAGTTGAAAAAGCCATTGAATATTTGAATTTTAAGCCTAATCTTTTAGCTAAAGGGCTCATACAGAATTATACTAAAACAATAGGTATTTTAACTCCTTCAATAGAAAACCTTTTCTTTTCTGAGGTTATAAAAGGGATTGATAGTGTAATTAGGCCCCTAGGATATACAACTTTTTTATGTCATACAGAGGGTTGTGATAAAAGCGAGATCGAGATGCTAAACAGTCTAATAGATAGGCAGGTAGATGGGATAATAATGATTGACCCAAGAAAAGAGAATATTCTGTCTGGTAAATTAGAGAAGATTTCATCTACAACTCCCTTAGTATTAATTAACGGGTATTCAGATGGGATTAAGTGTAACTATGTAATAAATGATGCTGTCTCCGGGGTAAATGAAGCTTTAAACTATCTGTTTAATAATAATTGTAGAGATATTGCCCTACTAAGAGGGGGTAAGAGTTACTCCTATGATATAAAAGAAGTTGTTTATAATAACTTTATAAGTGATAAAAACCTTAATAAAAGAGTTTTAAAAATAGATGATGGTAACGATTTAAACGCTGTTAATTCATCTAAGCAGTTGGTATTAGAAGCGTTAAAGTCTAATAATAAACCTAGAGCTATTCTCTGTTGTAATGACTGGATGGCTATAGGAGCTTTAAATGCAGCTAAGGATGCAGGAGTGCCTGTTCCCGATAAACTAAGGATAATTGGATTTGATAATACTATTATTTCTCAAATATCCAGTCCAGCTCTTTCAACTGTTGATCAACAAATGACAAAGTTAGGGCAGTTAGCTGCCCAAAGAATATATAGGATTATGAGTAATGAAGATAATGAAAACCAGAAGATCTATCTTGAAACAAAGTTAGTTTTAAGAGAGTCCTAG
- a CDS encoding galactokinase family protein — translation MINEFKRVFGPEGEIIEFFSPGRVNLIGEHIDYNGGFVFPCALDFGTYAAVRLRSDNRISFATLNFEKRVEIVLDSVEYKEEDDWTNYPKGVIKEFLNQGFDIKGFDVLYYGNIPNGSGLSSSASLEVLTGVIVNDLFNCNKSMIDIVLMSQSAENNFVGVNCGVMDQFAVGMGKKDNAILLDCNTLEYEYVPLVLEGVKIVIGNTKKDVV, via the coding sequence ATGATAAATGAGTTTAAGAGAGTGTTTGGTCCAGAAGGTGAAATTATTGAGTTTTTTTCACCAGGAAGGGTTAATCTTATTGGTGAGCATATAGATTATAATGGTGGTTTTGTATTCCCATGCGCCCTGGATTTTGGGACATATGCCGCTGTTAGGTTAAGAAGTGATAACAGGATTAGTTTTGCTACATTAAATTTTGAGAAAAGAGTAGAGATCGTTTTAGATAGTGTTGAGTATAAAGAAGAGGATGATTGGACTAACTACCCTAAGGGTGTTATTAAGGAGTTTTTAAACCAAGGTTTTGATATAAAAGGTTTTGACGTTTTATATTATGGTAACATTCCCAATGGTTCCGGGTTATCATCTTCAGCTTCCTTAGAGGTTTTAACTGGAGTAATAGTTAATGATCTCTTTAATTGTAATAAATCAATGATAGATATTGTTTTAATGAGTCAATCGGCTGAAAATAATTTTGTAGGTGTTAATTGTGGAGTTATGGATCAGTTTGCCGTTGGTATGGGAAAAAAAGATAATGCTATTTTATTAGACTGTAACACATTAGAGTATGAGTATGTTCCTTTAGTATTAGAGGGTGTTAAGATTGTTATTGGAAATACTAAAAAAGACGTGGTTTAG